In Halobacteroides halobius DSM 5150, the genomic window AAACCGACAATTTGAACAAGCTAAGGAAGTTGCATTAGATTATCAAAATATATTTGGGCCAAATAACTTCTTTTTAGAGATGCAAGATCATGGTTTAGCCGAAGAAAAGCAAGTTAATACAGAGTTAGTTAAATTAAGTCGAGAGTTAGATATACCATTGGTAGTGACCAATGATGTTCATTATTTAAAGCAAGATGATGCTACAGTACATGATATCCTGCTATGTATTCAAACTGGTAAGGATGTAACGGATGAAGATAGATTACAATTTCCTAATCAAGAATTTTATTTTAAGTCTCCACAAGAAATGCAAGATTTATTTTCTGACTACCCACAAGCAATTGAAAATACAGTTAAGATTGCTCAGCGTTGCAATCTTGAGTTAGATTTTGAACAAACTCTACTGCCTGATTATCAAGTACCCCAGGGGGATACACTTGAGTCTTATTTACGTAAGGTAGCTTACCAGGGTTTAGCAGAGAAGTATGAGCAAATAACTCCTGAAATAGAAGAAAGATTAGAGTATGAGTTAGAAATTATCAATCAAATGGGCTATCCTGCTTATTTTTTAATTGTGCGGGATTTTGTTAGATATGCTAAAGAGAATGATATTATAGTTGGCCCAGGGCGAGGTAGTGCTGCTTCTAGTTTAGTTTCTTATGCGTTAGATATTACAAATATAGATCCTTTAGAGTATGATTTATTATTTGAACGATTTTTAAATCCGGCCCGAGTAACAATGCCGGACATAGATATTGATTTCTGTTATGAGCGGCGGGATGAAGTAATAGATTATGTAACTAAGAAGTATGGCCCAGATAAGGTAGCCCAGATTATTACTTTTGGAACAATGGCTGCTAAGGCAGCAGTCAGAGATGTAGGACGAGTCTTAGGAGTCAGTTATAATAAGACCGATAAGGTAGCTAAAGCAATTCCTGATAATTTAGGGATTGATATTAAAGGGGCTTTGTCTAAATCAGAAGAATTAGAAGAGTTATATCAATCAGATAAAGAAGTTAAAGAAATTGTTGATTATGCTCATGGTATTGAGGGATTACCTCGCCATGCTTCTACTCATGCTGCAGGAGTAGTAATTACTAAAGAAGAATTGACTAATTATACTCCACTATATCAGAATGGTGGTGAAGTTACTACCCAGTATGCTATGGATGATTTGGAGTCATTAGGCTTATTAAAGATGGATTTTTTAGGTTTAAGAACTCTAACAGTAATTAATAAGACACTAGATTTAATAAAAGAGACTCAAGGAGAAGAAATTGAGTTAGCTCAGATTTCTTTTACTGACCAGAAAGTATATGATTTATTAAGTAGTGGGAATAGTTTAGGAGTATTTCAATTAGAAAGTACTGGTATGAGACGTTTAATTGCTAAGTTAAAGCCAGAAGACATAGAAGATATTATTGCTTTACTAGCTTTATATCGACCAGGGCCTTTAGGAAGTGGAATGGTAGAGGATTATATTGCTAGAAGGCATGATGAACAGGAAGTAGAGTATCCTCATCCAGATTTAAAAGAAATTCTAGGGCCAACTTATGGTGTAATTTTATACCAGGAGCAAGTAATGCAGATTGTGCAAAAAATTGCAGGGTATTCTCTTGGTCAAGCTGATATTTTGCGTCGATCAATGGGAAAGAAAAAACCTGAGGTTATGAAGAAACACCGAGATATTTTTATTAATGGTAATGATGATATTGCTGGAGCAGTAAACAATGGTTATAGCAAAGAGTTAGCTAAAGAGTTATTTGAACTGATTGAACACTTTGGAGGTTATGGCTTTAATAAGGCTCATAGTGCAGCTTATGCTCATGTTTCATATTATACTGCTTACTTAAAAGCTCATTATCCAGTTGAATTTATGGCTGCGTTATTAACTAGTCAGATAGAAAATAGTGATAAGGTAGCTAAATATATCAATGAAGTAAGAAGGATGGGCTTTGAAGTACTACCTCCTAATATAAATGCTAGTTACTTTGGTTTTACAGTTGATTCTGGACAGATTAGATTTGGCTTACAAGGAGTCAAGCATGTAGGGGCCAAGGCTATTGAAGAAATTATTACAGCTCGTAAAGAAGAGAAGTTTAAAAGTTTATCTGACTTTTGCCAAAAGGTTGATTTAAGCAAGGTCAATCAACGTGTAGTAGAGAGTTTGATTAAAGCAGGAGCTTTTGATTCTTTAGGTGATTATCGTTCTCAATTGCTCAATGTATTACCTGAAGTTTTTAGCCAAGCTCATAAAATGCAAAAGGAACAAAGTAATGGTCAAACTAGCTTTTCAGATTTATTTACAGAGGATAAAGAGTTTGTAGCTACTGATATTCAGTTACCAGAGATTAAGGAGTTTGCTAACCAGAAGTTATTATCTTTAGAGAAGGAAATGTTAGGTTTATATCTGTCTGGTAATCCTTTAGAAGATATTTTACCCCAATTAAAAGAAAGAAGAGATAGTACAATTCAAAGCTTAGAAATTGGAGAGCAAGAAGTGGTTACAGGAGGAATAATTACTAAAAAGAAAGAGGTAATAACTAAGAATCAGCGCCAGATGGCTTTTATATCACTAAAAGATGAAACAGATAAATTAGATGCAATTATTTTTCCAGATGTTTATCAAAAGTACCAAGAATTAGTGATTGAAGATCAAGGGGTGTTAATTAAGGGCCAAGTAAATCAAGAAGAAAAATTAATTGCGCAGCAAATAATAGATGTAACTGATTCAGTAGCAGATGAAGTTAAGGTAGTCCATCTACAATTAGAAGATCCGACTTTAACTACAATAGATAATTTAAAAGATATACTAGTTAATTATTCTGGAGAAAAGAAAGTATATCTACACTTAGTTATTAAAGAGCAAAGAATTAGTATAAAATTAGATAGTAAGTACTGGGTACAAGCAACTAATGAATTAAGTAAAGAGTTGAAAAGTATAGGTGCTAAGCACTTCTTTTAATTAATAAGCATATACTATATAATAGAGATGTAATTGAGGAGGGAAAATTATGAAATTAAAAGAAGAAATAATCAATAAGTTACAAGCTCGGGGAGTAGAGTTATCAGATATAGCTGAGGTAGCATATCATTTACAAAAGCCTTATAGTAAAGATTTAAAATTAGAAGACTGCTTAGTTGCTGTAAAGCATGTGTTAGAGAAAAGAGAAGTCCAGTATACTGTATTAACTGGGATAGCTTTAGATATATTGGTAGAAGAGGAAAAAGTAGAGGGTGCTTTAGCTAAGATTATTAGAGAAGATGAACCGTTATATGGAGTAGATGAAAGTTTAGCTTTAGCTATCGCTAATATCTATGGAAGTGTTGGATTTACTAGTTTTGGTTATTTAGATAAAGATAAAATGGGAATTATGAAAGAATTAGATACAACTAAAGAACAGGTTAATACTTTTTTAGATGATTTAGTAGCTGGAGTTGCTTCAGCAGCTTCAGCGAAGATTGCACATCAAAATAAAAATAAGGAACTGGATGAGGCAGAGATTTCTTAAAGTGGAGGGTTTTTAGTGGAAGAAAAGAATACAACAAATAAACTAACAGGTTTTGGTGAATTGTTTTTAAAAGGAATTCCAATTGGTCTTTCTAATACACTACCAGGAATTAGTGGGGGGACTTTAGCTTTAGTCTTAGGTATTTATGACCAGTTAGTTAATGGAATTAAAAAGATTAGGCTTCAGGTTTTAATCCCTATTTTCTTAGGAGCAGTAACAGGTGTTTTAAGTGGCTCTAAGATAGTTACTTCTTTATTAGAAACCAATCCTAGTGTAGTTAAAGCATTTTTGTTAGGTTTAATTATAGCTTCTAGTAAAGTAACATATGACCAAGTAAAACAAGTAAATTTAAAAACAATAATCTTAGGTATTATAGGGTTAGTAGTCGCTTTTATATTTTCAGTAGAACTAGGAGGAGCTGGAGATGTAACTACTTTATCGTGGACTAGATTATTTTTAGGTGGAGCTGTTGGTAGTGTAGCTATGATTTTACCAGGAGTTAGTGGTGGTACAATATTAATTATGCTTGGTCTTTATCAAGGGGTATTAGAGGCAATTGTTAATTTTAATTTTCCTGTAATGATTGTTTTTGGACTAGGAGTTGGTAGTGGTCTATTAAGTTTTTCTTTTGTATTATCCTATTTATTAGATAATTATAGATCATTATTAATGTCCTTTTTAACTGGCTTAATTTTAGGGTCAATGAGGAGTGTAATGTCATTTAACTTAGGAGTAGAAGAGATTCTAGGTTTTCTTTTAGGAGTAGGAGTTATTTATGCTATATCAGGGATAGAAGATTAATTTCAACTTGACAGGAAAAGGAAAATAGTTTATTATTAATACAAAGTAGAATATTAATGAGGTGGATATAAATGGAGATGCCAGCAAGTGAAGACCATATTATTGTTAAAGCTCTAGAAGATGGAGTTACAATAATTGGTTTAACACGTGGTGAGCAGACTAAATTTCATCACACAGAAAAGTTAGATGCTGGAGAAGTAATGATTGCCCAATTTACCAAACATACTTCAGCAATTAAAATTAGAGGTAAAGCAAAATTGATCACTAGTCACGGTAAGGTAGAGTCAGAATAGATAAGAGCGTTAGATGAGAGACTTTAGATGAGAGTAGAACAGATTGAGTAAAAGAATATATTTTAGTTGAGGAGAGCAGAGTTGAGTTGAGATAAGTTGAGCCGAGCTTAGGGATAGGTATATCTAATTTAGGGAGTAGTATACCTATTTTTCAGGGCCAACAGACTCGAGTCTGTTGGCCCTGTTTCTTTTTTGGATTAGTTAATAGAAGGAGGTTGCTAATGTATTTTCCTAAACAAGATGACTTTATTAAGCAGGCGGAAGAAGGGAAATTGATCCCTGTTTATAAAGAAGTTAGTGGTGATATGGAGACTCCTGTATCTGCCTTTAAGAAGTTAAAGCAAGGGGAATATTCATATTTATTAGAGAGTGTAGAGCAGGGCCAAAACTTAGGGCGTTATTCTTTTATTGGACTTGATTATCACGCACTAATTAGCTGTAAAGATGGAGTAATAAGGACCAAAGATCGAGTAGGTAAAATAGTCAGCGCAGAAAAGACTGATAATCCTTTAGATGATTTAAAGAGTTTACTAAAAGATTATCAAGGTTATCAAGTAGATGACTTACCAATGTTTTATGGAGGAGCAGTTGGTTACTTAGGCTATGATGTTATAAAGTATTTTGAAGATATACCTCAAAAGACTACAGATGATCTTAAATTACCCGAGATGTTATTTGTAGTTAGTGATACAGTCTTAGTCTTTGATCATCTTCATCATAACTTGAAGATAGTAGCTAATGTTAAAGTTGGTAAACAGCCACAAGTAGATTATAAAAAAGCCCAAGAGAAGATAGATAAGATAGTAGCTAAATTGCAACAACCATTGACAGAATACAGCCAGCAAACTAATCACACCAGTCAAGAATTAGAATACACTTCAAACTTTACTAAAGAGGAATTTATTAATAGTGTCCAAGATGCCAAAGATTATATTACCACAGGGGATATTTTTCAAATAGTCCTATCCCAAAGGTTGGAGATGCCAATTACCACTGATTCCTTTGCTATTTATCGGCAATTAAGAAGACTGAATCCATCTCCTTATATGTATTATCTTAATCTAGGTGGTTTTCAATTAGTTGGTTCATCACCTGAACTGTTAGTTAGGGTTCAAGATGGAAGAGTGGAGAATAGACCAATTGCTGGTACGAGAAGAAGAGGAATTAATAGTAGTGAGGATGAAAGCTTGGCCCAAGATTTATTAAATGATGAAAAGGAAAGAGCGGAACATACTATGTTGGTTGATCTAGGGCGAAATGATGTAGGAAGGGTTAGTAAATATGGTACAGTAGATGTTACTGAGTTAATGGAGGTTGAGTACTACTCTCATGTAATGCATTTAGTTTCTAATGTAACAGGTAAGTTAAAAGAAGATGAAGATATCTACTCTGCTCTAGAAGCCTGTTTTCCTGCTGGAACTGTATCTGGAGCTCCCAAAATTAGGGCTATGGAGTTAATAGATCAGCTAGAGCCGACTAGGCGGGGGCCTTACGCAGGTAGTATAGGTTATTTTAGTTATTCTGGTAATTTAGATAGTTGTATTACAATTAGAACAATCTTAATTCAAGATGACAAAGCCTATGTGCAAGCAGGAGCTGGAATTGTAGCTGATTCAGACCCAGAAACTGAGTATCAAGAAACATTAAATAAAGCTCAAGGTCTATTAGAAGCAGTTCAGTTAGCAGAAGGAGGAGACTCTGATGGTATTAGTAATTGATAATTATGATTCATTTACTTATAATTTAGTTCAATTAATTGGCCAGCTAGGTTGTGAGATAGTAGTTAGGCGTAATGATGAAATAACCGTGAATGAGATTAAAGATTTAAATCCTAGTCAGATTATTATCTCGCCTGGTCCAGGACGCCCGGAAGATGCTGGAGTCTCTCTAAAGGTGGTTAAAGAATTTTCAGGTCAAATTCCGATATTAGGAATTTGTTTAGGACATCAAACCATTGGGGCCGCTTTTGGAGCTGAAATTATTCAAGCACCTAAATTAGTTCATGGAAAGACTACTAAAGTTATCAATTATGGATTAAAGGATAGTATTTTAGAAGGAATAGATGATTTTGAAGCCACAAGATATCATTCATTAATCATTGATCCTGCTACTTTATCTGCTAGATTTGAAGTAACAGCTAAGACAGAAGATGATCTAATTATGGGAATTCGAGATAAGAAGAGTAAGTTATATGGACTACAGTTTCACCCTGAGTCTATTATGACAGAGGCTGGCCAGGAGATCCTTAACAACTTTGTACAGATCAATTGATAATTAAGGATTAAGACTGTAAATTATAATTTTGGGAGGTTGAGAAGAGATGAGAAGAGTAATCAAAAAAGTAGTAAATGGTCAAAATTTAGATATAGAGGAAAGCAAAGAAACCATGAGTGCAATTATGGGTGGCAAGGCAACAGATGCTCAAATTGGAAGTTTCATTACTGCTTTACGAACTAAAGGAGAAACAATTGAAGAAATTACTGGGGCTGCTCAAGTAATGCGACAAAAGGCTGCTCCAATTGCTACAAATCAAGATTTATTAGTTGATGTATGTGGGACTGGTGGTGATAATTTAGATACTTTTAATATTTCTACAACTACTGCTTTTGTAGTGGCAGGAGCAGATATAGCAGTTGCTAAACATGGAAATCGTTCTGTGTCTAGTAAAAGTGGAAGTGCAGATGTATTAGAGAACTTAGGTGTCAACCTTAACTTAACACCTGCTCAGGTGGGCCAATGTATTGACAAAATCGGGATTGGTTTTTTATATGCTCCAACATTTCATCAGGCTATGAAACATGCGATTGGCCCTAGAAAAGAAATAGGGGTTAGAACAATCTTTAATATGTTAGGCCCATTAACAAATCCAGCTAGTGCTCAGGTTCAATTGTTAGGAGTTTATGATCCTCAATTAACTGAACCAATTGCCCATGCTTTAAATAACTTAGGTGTCAAGGCTGCTTTTGTAGTTCATGGTTTAGTGGGCTTAGATGAATTATCAACAGTTGGTAAAACAAAGGTTAGTCAACTGCAAGAGGGAGAGGTAGAGACTTATCAATTAGCTCCTGAAGATATTGGTTTAAAAGAAGCAACTGCTGAGCAATTAGCAGGTGGAGGGCCAGCGGAGAATGCTGAGATCACTCGTCAGATTTTGGCTGGAGAACTTGGCCCTAAGCGTGATATTGTTTTGTTAAATGCTGCTGCAGCTTTAGTGGCAGCAGGCAAAGCAATTGATTTATCAGCCGGTGTTAATTTAGCTACTAAAGTAATTGATGAGGGCTTAGCCTTAGAGAAGTTAGAGCAACTTATTGCAGTCACTAATCAATTTTAAAGTTAAATTTTATATCAATATTATTTCAACTTTTAGTAGTGATGGAGGTGAAACAAATGATTTTAGACCGGATAGTAAAGCATAAGAAAGAAGAAGTTAAAGAAGAAAAGAGTAAGGAAAGTTTAAAAGAATTAAAATTACGTATTAATGACTTGCCTGGTACAAGAGACTTTAAAGCTGCTTTAAAAAAACCAGGGGTTAGCTTAATTGCTGAAGTAAAAAAAGCTTCTCCTTCAAAAGGTGTAATTAAAGCAGAATTTAATCCAGAGGAAATAGTAAAAGAGTATCAAACAGCAGGTGCTAGAGCAGTCTCTGTTTTAACTGATCAGAAATTTTTTCAGGGGCAATTAGATTATTTACGGTTAGTTAAAGAAAAAGTTAAACTTCCCATTTTAAGGAAAGACTTTATCATTGATCCCTATCAGATTTATCAGGCTAGAGCTTATAGAGCAGATGCTATTTTGTTAATAGCAGCTATTTTAACTACTCAGCAATTAAGAGACTATCTAATTTTAGCTAATAAGTTAGATTTAGATGTATTACTAGAAGTTCATAATAGAGAAGAATTATATCAAGCTTTAGAAGTTGATGCTGATCTAATTGGAATTAACAATCGTAATTTAAAGGTGTTTGAAGTTGATCTAGCAACTACACTAGGATTGCAAAGGCTAGTTCCAAATGATAAAGTGATTATTAGTGAAAGTGGAATTAAAACTAAATCTGATATTAATTTATTAGCTAAACATAATATTGATGGGGTTTTGGTAGGAGAGTCTTTAATGAAGAGTGATGATATTAGTGCTAAAGTAAAGGAGCTTATTGGCTAATGAGCAAAATTAAAGTTTGTGGTTTGACTAATCTAGAGGATGCTAAACAAGCAGCAGAAGTTGGAGCTGACTTATTAGGTTTTATCTTTGCAAAAAGTCCTAGACAAGTGACCAATAGAGAAGTTGCTAAGATTAGTAAAGAACTACCAGCTGGTGTAAAGAAGGTAGGGGTTTTTGCTAATCAGTCAAAAGCAGAAATTAAAGAGACAATTACTAAGTGTGATCTTGATTATATTCAGTTACATGGTAGTGAATCACCTAAGTTTTGTAAACAGTTTAGGCTACCAGTAATTAAAGCTTTTAGAGTTAAAGATAAAACTTCTTTAAGTCAATTAAGAGAGTATGAAGTAGATAAATACTTATTGGATACTTATGTGCCTGATAAGTTAGGTGGTACCGGGAAGACTTTTAATTGGGAGTTAGCTATTCAAGCAAAAAAATATGGTTCTATAATTATGGCTGGTGGGTTGGAAGCCAGTAATGTAAAATTAGCAGTAAAAAAAGTAAGTCCCTGGGCTGTAGATGTTAGTAGTGGGGTTGAAGTTAAACCTGGCAAGAAAGATTATGAACAAGTTAAAGAGTTTGTTGAGAGTGTCGAGAGTACTGGATAATGAGTAGTGGGTAGTGAGTAAAACTGTAACATTAAAAGGAGGCTAATTAAGATGGTAACAGATATTAAAGAGAATGGTAAATTTGGTGAATTTGGTGGGAAGTATGTTCCAGAGTTATTGATTCCAGCTTTAGAGGAGTTAGAAAAAACATATTTTGAATTAAAGGATGATCCTGAGTTTCAAAAAGAATTCAAATATTATCTAAAAGAATATGTAGGGCGGCCTAATCCTTTATATTATGCTGAAAGACTAACTGAGAAATTAGGTGGAGCTAAGATTTATTTAAAACGAGAAGATTTAAATCATATGGGTGCTCATAAGATCAATAATACTATTGGACAGATTTTATTAGCTGAGAGAATGGGAAAAGAAAGAATTATTGCTGAAACTGGAGCAGGTCAACATGGAGTAGCAACGGCAACAGCAGCAGCTATGTTTGGTATGGATTGTGAGATTTTTATGGGGGCAGAAGATATTGAACGACAGCAATTAAATGTCTTTAGAATGAGATTATTAGGAGCTAAAGTTACTCCTGTTACTCAAGGGACTGCTACTTTAAGTGATGCTGTAGATGCAGCGATTAGAAATTGGGTAGAAACTGTAGAAGATACACATTATATCATTGGCTCAGTTGTGGGCCCTCATCCCTATCCAACTATGGTACGTGATTTTCATTCAGTAATTGGAGAAGAAGCTAGAGAACAGATTTTAGATGTTGAAGGAGACTTACCTGATTATTTAGTTGCTTGTGTTGGAGGAGGAAGTAATGCAATTGGCTTATTTCATCCTTTCCTTGATGATGAAGATGTTGAGATGATAGGAGTAGAAGCAGCTGGAACAGGATTAAATACTGATAAACATGCTGCAACTATGTCTAAAGGAACTAAGGGAATCTTACATGGGTTTAAAAGTTATGTCTTACAGGATGAAAATGGTCAAATACAACCGGCTCATTCTATCTCAGCTGGTTTAGATTATCCAGGAGTTGGCCCAGAGCATAGTTATTTAAAGGCTATAGGACGAGCTGATTATCAGGCAGTAACTGATGATGAAGCTGTAGAGGCTTTTCAACTATTATCTGAGGTTGAGGGAATTATTCCAGCATTAGAAAGTTCTCATGCAGTAGCTTATGCTAAGAAATTGGCCCCACAGTTAGATCAAGATCAAGTAATTATTGTTAATTTATCTGGTCGAGGAGATAAAGATGTTTATACAGTTGCGGATAAATTAGGAGTTAGTATTGATGGGTAATATTAAGGAGACTTTTATGGCTTTAAGGAATGAAGGAGAAAAACCCTTTATTCCTTTTTTAATGGCTGGAGATCCTACTTTAGATTTAACCAAAAAAATTGTTTTAGAGGCTGAGAAACAAGGGGCAGATATAGTTGAATTAGGAATTCCTTATGCTACTCCCTTAGCTGACGGGCCAACCGTTCAACAGGCAGGACAGAGAAGTTTAAAGCATGATACTAATCTAGAAGATATATTTCAATTAGTAGCCCAGATTAGAGAGGATAGTCAAATTCCTATTGTCTTGATGGGATATTATAATTCTATCTTTAATTATGGATTAAAAGAGTTTGTAGCTAAGTGTGAAACAGTAGGTGTTGATGGAGTTATTATTCCTGACTTACCGTTAGGGGAAGGTCAAGAGTTAAGAAAATATAGTACAGATTTAGATATTATTTTATTAGTAGCTCCAACTAGTAATCGCAAAAGAATTAAACAAGCAGCTAATGCTTCGCAAGGTTTTATTTATGCAGTATCCACTTTGGGAACTACTGGAACTAGAACAGAGATATCAAACCAAGTAGAAGAGGTAGTTAGTCAAGTTAAGGAATTGACTACAACCCCTGTAGCTGTTGGGTTTGGGATTGCAAAGCAAGAACATGTTAGAGAAATAGCTAAATTTGCTGATGGTATAATTGTAGGGAGTGCAATTATAAAGCAAATAGAGGCAAATTTAAACTTATTACCGGAAAAAGAGAATAATCTAATTAATAAGGTAGGCCACTTTATTGCTCAATTAAAAGAACCATTAATAAGTAACGAGTAACAAAAATATATTTGTCTATAAAACTTTGAAAATAATGTTAAGTGAGTTGCATTTTGAATTTTTTGTGTTATAATATGACCAACAGTGTGATTGAGTTGGTCATTTTTTTATTGTAATGTGTTTTTATTAATGATTTGGTTAATAATATTTATAGCTAATTAAATTAAAAGGATAGAGAAGGTGGGGTGCTAGATTTGCTAAAAGATTTATTTGGCAGTAAATCTAAGTATGTAACTGTAGAACAAAAAAAGAGACCTCGTCATCAAGATGAGGAAACAGATAAAAAAGAAATGCCAGATGATTTATGGACTAAATGTCAAGAATGTGAAGAGATAATTTTTAATAAAAAATTGGCTGAAAATTTAAAAGTTTGTCCCGAATGTGGCTATCATTTTAGATTAACTGCTACAGAAAGAATATCTTTATTGGTAGATGAAGGCGAATTTGAGGAATATGATGCTAATTTAGAAGCAGGAAATCCATTAAATTTCCCTGATTATGAAAAAAAGATTGATAAGTACCAAAATAAAACTGGGCTTAAGGATGCTGTAGTTGCTGGTATTGGTGAGGTAAATGGCTACCAAGTTTCTTTAGCAGCTCTTGATGCAAGATTTTTAATGGGAAGTATGAATTCAGTTGTAGGAGAAAAGTTGACTCGTGCAATTGAACGGGCTTTAGATAAAAAATTACCGCTAATAATAGTAGCAGGGGGCGGTGGTGGTGCTAGAATGTATGAAGGTATGTTATCTTTAATGCAAATGGCTAAGACAAGTGCTGCCCTAAAGAGATTAGACCAAGCAGGACAATTATATGTATCTATTTTAACTGACCCTACTTATGGTGGGATTTCAGCTAGTTTTGCTTCATTAGGTGATATTAATATTGGTGAAACTGATGCTAAAATTGGCTTTGCTGGGCCAAGGGTAATTAAACAGACTATTAATCGGGATTTACCTGAGGACTTTCAGACGGCTAATTTTTTAGAGGAGCATGGAATGTTAGATAAAGTTGTTAACAGATCAGAACTTAAAGATGTATTGAAAACAATACTAGAGATACATTATCCTAGAGGTGAACAAAAATGAGTGAATATTTAGAGTTTGAAAAACCTCTGATTGAATTAGAAGAAAAGATTAATGAATTGAATAGTTTTATGCAAGATAAGGATATTGACTTAACAGATGAGGTTAAGCGCTTAGAGAAGCGAGCTAATAATTTACGAGAAGAAATATTCTCTGAATTAAAGCCTTGGGAAATTTTAAAGATTGCCCGACATGGTGAGAGACCTACTACTTTAGATTATATCGATCTAATTTGTGATGAATTTGTTGAATTGCATGGTGATAGAACTTATGGAGATGATCAAGCTTTAGTAGGAGGAATTGCTAAGATAGATAACATGCCTGTAACTATTATCGGGCATCAAAAAGGAAAGACTACTAAAGATAATATTAATCGTAACTTTGGTATGGCCCATCCTGAAGGTTATCGTAAGGCCTTACGATTAATGGAGCAAGCAGAAAAATTTGGTAGACCAATTATATCTTTAATCAATACGCCAGGAGCTTACCCTGGAATTGGAGCTGAAGAGAGGGGACAAGCCGAAGCTATTGCTAAGAATATGATGGAGATGTCAGGAATCTCTGTTCCAATCATTGTAGTTATTACAGGAGAAGGAGGTAGTGGTGGAGCATTAGGTATTGGTGTAGGTGATAGAGTTCTAATGTTAGAATATACTTACTATTCTGTTTGTTCTCCTGAAGCATGTGCAGCTATTTTATGGAAGGATGCTAATGAGGCTGAAACCGCAGCCAAAGCATTAAATATAACTGCGCAAGACTTATTAGAATTAGGCATCATAGATAGTACAATTGCTGAACCTCCTGGAGGAGCTCATAAAAATTATGAGCGTAGCGCTCAATTATTAAAGGAGACAATTATGCAAGAAATCAGTGAACTGCAAGAACTTGATACAGCTACTTTGTTAGATAATAGGTACAATAAATTCAGAAAAATGGGGTATATTAAAAACAAGTTTGAAGAAGTTGTTGAGGAGAAACAAGCTAATTAAGGAGCTATGATACAGCTTATAAATTCCTAGTTAAAACTAGGTAAAGTTGATCGTTGCTCTCAAGGCAAAGGGAGTGTAGAGAACTGAAAAGTTTTTAGCACAATGCCTTCGTGTCCTGTGGACACTTCGTAACAAAAGGCGTTTCCTACGTTATTTGGTTAAAGAGTTTTTATTAAACTCAACAAGGTTATCACACTTTGGAATGTATCCATCAGTTCCAAATCGCAGGCAGAGCCTTGCTCTGTAAACTACCCTGTGGCACTAAGGAAGAAACCTCGTCTAAGTCTAGTTCTTCTGGATATGAAAGGCTAACACCGAAAGTGCATAAGCCCCATTTGACATTGCCTATAGCAGGGTATTTACATACCCTCGCTATTGACTACATCTGGGAACTATAGCCAATGGTTATGTTCACCAATG contains:
- a CDS encoding anthranilate synthase component II, producing the protein MVLVIDNYDSFTYNLVQLIGQLGCEIVVRRNDEITVNEIKDLNPSQIIISPGPGRPEDAGVSLKVVKEFSGQIPILGICLGHQTIGAAFGAEIIQAPKLVHGKTTKVINYGLKDSILEGIDDFEATRYHSLIIDPATLSARFEVTAKTEDDLIMGIRDKKSKLYGLQFHPESIMTEAGQEILNNFVQIN
- the trpB gene encoding tryptophan synthase subunit beta, with protein sequence MVTDIKENGKFGEFGGKYVPELLIPALEELEKTYFELKDDPEFQKEFKYYLKEYVGRPNPLYYAERLTEKLGGAKIYLKREDLNHMGAHKINNTIGQILLAERMGKERIIAETGAGQHGVATATAAAMFGMDCEIFMGAEDIERQQLNVFRMRLLGAKVTPVTQGTATLSDAVDAAIRNWVETVEDTHYIIGSVVGPHPYPTMVRDFHSVIGEEAREQILDVEGDLPDYLVACVGGGSNAIGLFHPFLDDEDVEMIGVEAAGTGLNTDKHAATMSKGTKGILHGFKSYVLQDENGQIQPAHSISAGLDYPGVGPEHSYLKAIGRADYQAVTDDEAVEAFQLLSEVEGIIPALESSHAVAYAKKLAPQLDQDQVIIVNLSGRGDKDVYTVADKLGVSIDG
- a CDS encoding phosphoribosylanthranilate isomerase yields the protein MSKIKVCGLTNLEDAKQAAEVGADLLGFIFAKSPRQVTNREVAKISKELPAGVKKVGVFANQSKAEIKETITKCDLDYIQLHGSESPKFCKQFRLPVIKAFRVKDKTSLSQLREYEVDKYLLDTYVPDKLGGTGKTFNWELAIQAKKYGSIIMAGGLEASNVKLAVKKVSPWAVDVSSGVEVKPGKKDYEQVKEFVESVESTG
- the trpD gene encoding anthranilate phosphoribosyltransferase: MRRVIKKVVNGQNLDIEESKETMSAIMGGKATDAQIGSFITALRTKGETIEEITGAAQVMRQKAAPIATNQDLLVDVCGTGGDNLDTFNISTTTAFVVAGADIAVAKHGNRSVSSKSGSADVLENLGVNLNLTPAQVGQCIDKIGIGFLYAPTFHQAMKHAIGPRKEIGVRTIFNMLGPLTNPASAQVQLLGVYDPQLTEPIAHALNNLGVKAAFVVHGLVGLDELSTVGKTKVSQLQEGEVETYQLAPEDIGLKEATAEQLAGGGPAENAEITRQILAGELGPKRDIVLLNAAAALVAAGKAIDLSAGVNLATKVIDEGLALEKLEQLIAVTNQF
- the trpC gene encoding indole-3-glycerol phosphate synthase TrpC — translated: MILDRIVKHKKEEVKEEKSKESLKELKLRINDLPGTRDFKAALKKPGVSLIAEVKKASPSKGVIKAEFNPEEIVKEYQTAGARAVSVLTDQKFFQGQLDYLRLVKEKVKLPILRKDFIIDPYQIYQARAYRADAILLIAAILTTQQLRDYLILANKLDLDVLLEVHNREELYQALEVDADLIGINNRNLKVFEVDLATTLGLQRLVPNDKVIISESGIKTKSDINLLAKHNIDGVLVGESLMKSDDISAKVKELIG
- the trpE gene encoding anthranilate synthase component I, whose protein sequence is MYFPKQDDFIKQAEEGKLIPVYKEVSGDMETPVSAFKKLKQGEYSYLLESVEQGQNLGRYSFIGLDYHALISCKDGVIRTKDRVGKIVSAEKTDNPLDDLKSLLKDYQGYQVDDLPMFYGGAVGYLGYDVIKYFEDIPQKTTDDLKLPEMLFVVSDTVLVFDHLHHNLKIVANVKVGKQPQVDYKKAQEKIDKIVAKLQQPLTEYSQQTNHTSQELEYTSNFTKEEFINSVQDAKDYITTGDIFQIVLSQRLEMPITTDSFAIYRQLRRLNPSPYMYYLNLGGFQLVGSSPELLVRVQDGRVENRPIAGTRRRGINSSEDESLAQDLLNDEKERAEHTMLVDLGRNDVGRVSKYGTVDVTELMEVEYYSHVMHLVSNVTGKLKEDEDIYSALEACFPAGTVSGAPKIRAMELIDQLEPTRRGPYAGSIGYFSYSGNLDSCITIRTILIQDDKAYVQAGAGIVADSDPETEYQETLNKAQGLLEAVQLAEGGDSDGISN